The following proteins come from a genomic window of Sphaerisporangium rubeum:
- the ald gene encoding alanine dehydrogenase, with the protein MKVGVPREVKDNEYRVALTPAGAHEFTARGHEVLVERGAGTGSSIPDEQFARAGAVIVDSAEEVWRDGELILKVKEPISSEYSLMREGQVLFTYLHLAASRKLTMAMLESGVTGIAYETVQTATGALPLLAPMSEVAGRIAPQVGAYHLMRQGGGRGVLMGGVAGVYPAKVVVLGAGVSGMNAAVVALGMQAEVLILDKNIDRLRQADTIYRGHLRTVASNAYEIERAVLGADLVIGAVLVPGAKAPKLISNELVSRMKPGSVLVDISIDQGGAFEDSRPTTHAHPTYKVHGSVFYCVANMPGAVPHTSTYALTNVTLPYATAIADKGWRAALADDPALAHGLNVHAGRLTNHPVGQAHGVEAVDPEELLR; encoded by the coding sequence CCGAGAGGTCAAGGACAACGAGTACCGCGTCGCGCTGACCCCGGCCGGTGCGCACGAGTTCACGGCACGCGGCCACGAGGTGCTGGTGGAACGGGGAGCGGGGACGGGGTCGTCGATCCCGGACGAGCAGTTCGCGCGCGCGGGGGCCGTCATCGTCGACTCGGCGGAGGAGGTGTGGCGCGACGGCGAGCTGATCTTGAAGGTCAAGGAGCCGATCTCGTCGGAGTACTCCCTGATGCGTGAGGGCCAGGTGCTGTTCACCTACCTGCATCTGGCCGCGTCACGCAAGCTCACCATGGCGATGCTGGAGTCCGGCGTCACCGGGATCGCGTACGAGACCGTGCAGACGGCCACCGGCGCGCTTCCCCTGCTGGCCCCCATGTCGGAGGTCGCGGGCCGGATCGCGCCGCAGGTCGGCGCGTATCACCTGATGCGGCAGGGTGGCGGCAGAGGGGTGCTGATGGGTGGGGTGGCGGGGGTGTACCCGGCGAAGGTCGTGGTGCTCGGAGCCGGGGTGTCCGGCATGAACGCCGCCGTGGTCGCGCTCGGCATGCAGGCCGAGGTGCTGATCCTGGACAAGAACATCGACCGGCTGCGGCAGGCCGACACGATCTACCGGGGCCATCTGCGGACGGTGGCGTCCAACGCCTACGAGATCGAGCGCGCGGTGCTCGGCGCCGACCTGGTGATCGGCGCGGTGCTGGTGCCCGGCGCCAAGGCGCCGAAGCTGATCTCCAACGAGCTGGTGTCCCGCATGAAGCCGGGCTCGGTGCTCGTGGACATCTCGATCGACCAGGGTGGCGCGTTCGAGGACTCCCGGCCGACGACGCACGCGCACCCGACGTACAAGGTGCACGGCTCGGTGTTCTACTGCGTGGCGAACATGCCGGGGGCCGTGCCGCACACCTCGACGTACGCGCTGACCAACGTCACGCTGCCGTACGCCACGGCCATCGCCGACAAGGGGTGGCGCGCGGCGCTGGCCGACGATCCGGCGCTGGCCCACGGGCTGAACGTGCACGCGGGCCGGCTCACCAACCACCCCGTGGGCCAGGCGCACGGCGTCGAGGCGGTCGATCCGGAGGAACTGCTGCGCTGA
- a CDS encoding DUF3105 domain-containing protein produces MAKERTQARREQLAKVRAAQKRKERRAALLMWGTGGLIIAVLVGVVGYYVINERAKSSLDGVTTYSYKGAGHTSAKVTYKENPPVGGEHNPTWQLCKVYDEPVNNENAVHSMEHGAVWITYRPDLPKPQVDKLKALVTTDYMVLSPYPGLSAPVVVSSWNHQLKLNSADDPRLPKYISKYKQNPSTTPEYGATCGGSGSTDLPAAQNPLPDKAATPEPSASGTAPAPDPTMPSDTAAPSATPSS; encoded by the coding sequence ATGGCCAAGGAGAGGACGCAGGCTCGGCGGGAGCAGCTCGCCAAGGTGCGCGCCGCGCAGAAGCGCAAGGAGCGGCGCGCGGCACTGCTCATGTGGGGTACGGGCGGCCTCATCATCGCGGTGCTGGTCGGTGTCGTCGGGTACTACGTGATCAACGAGCGGGCCAAGTCGTCCCTGGACGGCGTGACCACCTACAGCTACAAGGGTGCCGGTCACACGTCCGCCAAGGTGACCTACAAGGAGAACCCCCCGGTCGGCGGTGAGCACAACCCCACCTGGCAGCTCTGCAAGGTCTACGACGAGCCGGTCAACAACGAGAACGCCGTCCACTCCATGGAGCACGGCGCGGTGTGGATCACCTACCGGCCCGACCTGCCGAAGCCCCAGGTGGACAAGCTCAAGGCCCTCGTCACCACCGACTACATGGTGCTCAGCCCCTACCCCGGCCTGTCCGCGCCGGTCGTGGTCAGCTCGTGGAACCACCAGCTGAAGCTCAACAGCGCCGACGACCCGCGCCTGCCGAAGTACATCAGCAAGTACAAGCAGAACCCGTCCACCACACCGGAGTACGGCGCCACCTGTGGCGGCTCGGGCAGCACCGACCTGCCGGCCGCGCAGAACCCGCTGCCGGACAAGGCCGCCACCCCCGAGCCGAGCGCCAGCGGCACCGCTCCGGCCCCGGACCCCACCATGCCGTCCGACACCGCCGCGCCGAGCGCCACCCCGTCGTCCTGA
- a CDS encoding DUF305 domain-containing protein has protein sequence MNLSRTRQILVVLVACALTAVVTVFVTRAAGPPGDDSPEAGFARDMAVHHAQAAEMGFSLRDNSDDQPIRNLAYDIITTQTAQRGMFGGWLQQWGLNQASDRPPMAWMAGHGGHGAAASPSPGGVPRMPGMASDEEMERLKATKGKDGEILFLQLMIRHHEGGVDMAKALLKLSNRPEVRTMAQHIVDTQDSEIQLMTEMLTARGAKPYPSILTE, from the coding sequence ATGAATCTTTCACGTACCCGCCAGATTCTGGTCGTGCTCGTGGCGTGCGCGCTGACCGCGGTGGTGACCGTGTTCGTCACCCGCGCGGCGGGCCCGCCGGGGGACGACTCGCCGGAGGCGGGCTTCGCGCGCGACATGGCGGTGCACCACGCGCAGGCCGCCGAGATGGGGTTCTCGCTGCGGGACAACAGCGACGACCAGCCGATCAGGAACCTGGCGTACGACATCATCACCACGCAGACGGCGCAGCGCGGCATGTTCGGCGGGTGGTTGCAGCAGTGGGGCCTGAACCAGGCCAGTGACCGCCCCCCGATGGCGTGGATGGCCGGCCACGGCGGACACGGCGCGGCGGCGTCGCCGTCCCCCGGCGGGGTGCCGCGGATGCCGGGGATGGCGAGCGACGAGGAGATGGAGCGCCTGAAGGCCACCAAGGGCAAGGACGGCGAGATTCTTTTCCTGCAGCTGATGATCCGCCACCACGAAGGCGGGGTGGACATGGCCAAGGCGCTGCTGAAGCTGTCGAACCGGCCCGAGGTCCGCACCATGGCGCAGCACATCGTGGACACGCAGGACAGCGAGATCCAGCTCATGACCGAGATGCTCACGGCGCGCGGCGCCAAGCCGTACCCGTCGATCCTGACGGAGTAG
- a CDS encoding threonine aldolase family protein: protein MTDARRRHDPRVRWFASDNYAGAHPEILEAVALANGGHQPAYGEDVYTEALGDVFRRHFGDDAEVWPVFNGTGANVVALRAMTSPWEAVVCAYSSHLNTDEGGAPEQSGGIKLRMVTTPDGKLTPELIDQEAWGFGDEHRAQPRVVSISQSTELGSLYTPEEIAAVTAHAHGLGMVVHLDGSRLANAAAALDVPLRALTTDAGVDVLSFGGTKSGLMFGEAVVVLNRDAARGMIYLRKSSMQLASKMRFVSAQFEALLAGDLWLRNARRANAMAALLAETVRAIPGVTVTRPVQANAVFAMLPRAVADRVRKRFRFYTWDEATGEVRWMTSFDTTESDIEAFAAAITEEMATG from the coding sequence ATGACCGACGCGCGACGACGGCACGACCCGCGGGTGCGCTGGTTCGCCAGCGACAACTACGCCGGGGCCCACCCCGAGATCCTCGAGGCCGTGGCCCTCGCCAACGGCGGTCACCAGCCCGCGTACGGCGAGGACGTCTACACCGAGGCCCTCGGCGACGTCTTCCGCCGCCACTTCGGCGACGACGCCGAGGTGTGGCCGGTGTTCAACGGCACCGGCGCCAACGTCGTCGCGCTGCGCGCCATGACCTCCCCCTGGGAGGCCGTGGTCTGCGCCTACTCCTCCCACCTCAACACCGACGAAGGCGGCGCACCCGAGCAGTCCGGCGGCATCAAGCTGCGCATGGTGACCACCCCGGACGGCAAGCTCACCCCCGAGCTGATCGACCAGGAGGCCTGGGGCTTCGGCGACGAGCACCGCGCGCAGCCGAGGGTCGTGTCGATCTCGCAGAGCACCGAGCTCGGCTCGCTGTACACCCCCGAGGAGATCGCCGCGGTCACCGCGCACGCGCACGGCCTCGGCATGGTCGTCCACCTCGACGGCTCGCGCCTCGCCAACGCCGCCGCGGCGCTCGACGTGCCGCTGCGGGCCCTCACCACCGACGCCGGCGTGGACGTGCTGTCGTTCGGCGGCACCAAGAGCGGCCTGATGTTCGGCGAGGCCGTCGTCGTGCTCAACCGCGACGCCGCGCGCGGCATGATCTACCTGCGCAAGAGCTCCATGCAGCTCGCCTCCAAGATGCGCTTCGTGTCGGCGCAGTTCGAGGCGCTGCTCGCCGGGGACCTGTGGCTGCGCAACGCGCGCCGGGCCAACGCCATGGCGGCCCTGCTCGCCGAGACCGTGCGCGCCATCCCCGGCGTCACCGTGACCCGTCCCGTGCAGGCCAACGCGGTGTTCGCCATGCTGCCGCGCGCCGTCGCCGACCGGGTACGCAAGCGGTTCCGGTTCTACACCTGGGACGAGGCCACCGGCGAGGTCCGCTGGATGACGTCCTTCGACACCACCGAGAGCGACATCGAGGCCTTCGCCGCCGCGATCACCGAGGAGATGGCCACCGGCTGA
- a CDS encoding SDR family oxidoreductase: MSSVPSENRPRVVVVAGAGGPTGQAVTGRLAARGDIVIGVGRHAADGVEAVDLTDFAAVRDLAGRVEREHGHVDGVVHLVGGWRGSKTFAETDLADWDALHTQLIRTLQHVTLAFEPLLRAGGDGRFAIVSATAARRPTQGGAVYAAAKAAAEAWTLALADSLRDTGSAATILVVKALVNDAMRAASPEKTFPGYTDVTALGDAVASLWDRPASEVNGERLDLTT; encoded by the coding sequence ATGAGCTCCGTGCCTTCCGAGAACCGGCCGCGTGTCGTCGTCGTCGCCGGGGCCGGCGGCCCCACCGGCCAGGCCGTCACCGGCCGTCTCGCGGCGCGCGGCGACATCGTGATCGGCGTCGGCCGGCACGCCGCCGACGGCGTCGAGGCGGTCGACCTGACCGACTTCGCCGCCGTGCGCGACCTCGCCGGCCGCGTCGAGCGCGAGCACGGCCACGTGGACGGCGTGGTGCACCTGGTGGGGGGCTGGCGCGGCTCCAAGACCTTCGCCGAGACCGACCTCGCCGACTGGGACGCGCTGCACACCCAGCTCATCCGCACCCTGCAGCACGTCACCCTGGCCTTCGAGCCGCTGCTGCGCGCCGGCGGCGACGGCCGGTTCGCCATCGTGTCCGCCACCGCCGCGCGCAGGCCGACCCAGGGTGGCGCCGTGTACGCCGCCGCCAAGGCCGCCGCCGAGGCGTGGACCCTGGCCCTGGCCGACTCCCTGCGCGACACCGGCTCCGCCGCCACCATCCTCGTGGTGAAGGCCCTGGTCAACGACGCCATGCGCGCCGCGAGCCCGGAGAAGACCTTCCCCGGCTACACCGACGTGACCGCGCTCGGCGACGCCGTCGCGAGCCTGTGGGACCGGCCGGCGAGCGAGGTCAACGGCGAACGATTGGACCTCACCACATGA
- a CDS encoding DUF6421 family protein, with protein sequence MTAFPRVLFDEAHSESWTIRREVAEAINPAHPDDNSYARAAEVLRGLGHTVTAHAEGPLTPALLAAADVFVVAHPAGTRWERTTGTGSPVFPAGEIDTIERYVADGGGLLVLAEHEQDKYGNNLAELLARFGVEVEHTTVQDPAACYNGVAAWVLGTPELDGAGEDLTAGAREACFYRAGVLTAPGDATVLFRTSPTADPAGRPLAVALRHGRGRVVVFADSDLFGDDSIGDLRHTRLWGNVVTWAARVPESAAGRRDDDADFAALAAAVEDLRPLTAKDGSVDDTAAAAPILDRVLAGVERLAPRFPHDAAYLAAVQADLREWRDGGFGVPDFLDSLNAFHPERQREDGLEHLVVFPMYTQNGNPSRHLEAVWIRTVWPDWLAALERDRYDNPMFVPIAFSGFTAGYDTNSAVLFPETVAVRETPPRFTWGAIFCDREAARFRSVSRAAAETLKLALPPDAARLLDSQDLAQDTFVLWDLVHDRTHSHGDLPFDPFMIKQRMPYWLYSLEELRCDLTAFGEAVRLEAEGVPQARYVQYAILFDRLFRFPITGERVRNYDGLGGQLLFAYLHRNDVVRWTDNRLSVDWDRVAPCVADLRGEVEKLYRDGIDRSKLAHWLAAHRLVAAYVAPHPASVWARGVEALPVDGFPKAVVDAVLPDEFPLSMFYEALRRKLAAVIEATKGIRP encoded by the coding sequence ATGACGGCTTTCCCGCGGGTGCTGTTCGACGAAGCGCACAGCGAATCGTGGACGATCCGGCGCGAGGTCGCCGAGGCCATCAACCCCGCGCACCCCGACGACAACAGCTACGCGCGCGCCGCCGAAGTGCTGCGCGGCCTCGGCCACACCGTCACCGCGCACGCCGAGGGGCCCCTCACCCCGGCACTGCTCGCCGCCGCCGACGTGTTCGTCGTCGCGCACCCGGCCGGCACGCGCTGGGAGCGCACCACCGGCACCGGCAGCCCCGTGTTCCCCGCCGGGGAGATCGACACGATCGAGCGGTACGTCGCCGACGGCGGCGGCCTGCTCGTGCTGGCCGAGCACGAGCAGGACAAGTACGGCAACAACCTCGCCGAACTGCTCGCGAGGTTCGGCGTCGAGGTCGAGCACACCACCGTCCAGGACCCCGCCGCCTGCTACAACGGCGTCGCCGCCTGGGTGCTCGGCACCCCCGAGCTCGACGGCGCCGGCGAGGACCTCACCGCCGGCGCGCGCGAGGCCTGCTTCTACCGCGCCGGCGTGCTCACCGCGCCAGGCGACGCCACCGTCCTGTTCCGCACCTCACCCACCGCCGACCCCGCCGGCCGTCCGCTCGCCGTGGCGCTGCGGCACGGCCGCGGCCGGGTCGTGGTGTTCGCCGACTCCGACCTGTTCGGCGACGACTCCATCGGCGACCTGCGCCACACCCGCCTGTGGGGCAACGTCGTCACCTGGGCCGCGCGCGTCCCGGAGAGCGCCGCGGGCCGCCGCGACGACGACGCCGACTTCGCCGCGCTCGCCGCCGCCGTCGAGGACCTGCGTCCCCTGACCGCCAAGGACGGCTCCGTCGACGACACCGCCGCCGCCGCGCCGATCCTGGACCGTGTGCTCGCCGGCGTGGAGCGCCTCGCGCCGCGCTTCCCCCACGACGCCGCCTACCTCGCCGCCGTACAGGCCGACCTGCGCGAATGGCGGGACGGCGGCTTCGGCGTCCCCGACTTCCTCGACTCCCTGAACGCCTTCCACCCCGAGCGGCAGCGCGAGGACGGCCTGGAGCACCTGGTGGTGTTCCCCATGTACACCCAGAACGGCAACCCGTCCCGCCACCTGGAGGCGGTCTGGATCCGCACCGTGTGGCCGGACTGGCTGGCCGCGCTGGAACGGGACCGCTACGACAACCCGATGTTCGTGCCGATCGCCTTCTCCGGCTTCACCGCCGGGTACGACACCAACTCGGCCGTGCTGTTCCCCGAGACCGTCGCCGTGCGGGAGACCCCGCCGCGCTTCACCTGGGGTGCGATCTTCTGCGACCGCGAGGCCGCGCGGTTCCGCAGCGTGAGCCGCGCCGCCGCCGAGACGCTCAAGCTGGCGCTGCCGCCGGACGCCGCGCGCCTGCTCGACAGCCAGGACCTCGCGCAGGACACCTTCGTGCTGTGGGACCTCGTGCACGACCGCACCCACAGCCACGGCGACCTGCCGTTCGACCCCTTCATGATCAAGCAGCGCATGCCGTACTGGCTGTACTCCCTGGAGGAGCTGCGCTGCGACCTCACCGCCTTCGGCGAGGCGGTGAGGCTGGAGGCCGAAGGCGTGCCGCAGGCCCGCTACGTGCAGTACGCCATCCTGTTCGACCGGCTGTTCCGCTTCCCGATCACCGGCGAGCGGGTGCGCAACTACGACGGCCTCGGTGGCCAGCTCCTGTTCGCCTACCTGCACAGGAACGACGTGGTGCGCTGGACCGACAACCGCCTCAGCGTCGACTGGGACCGCGTGGCCCCCTGCGTGGCCGACCTGCGCGGCGAGGTCGAGAAGCTGTACCGCGACGGCATCGACCGCTCCAAACTGGCCCACTGGCTGGCCGCGCACCGCCTGGTCGCCGCGTACGTCGCGCCGCACCCGGCGTCGGTGTGGGCCCGCGGCGTCGAGGCGCTGCCGGTGGACGGCTTCCCCAAGGCCGTGGTGGACGCCGTGCTTCCCGACGAGTTCCCGCTGAGCATGTTCTACGAGGCCCTGCGCCGTAAGCTGGCCGCCGTGATCGAGGCGACGAAGGGAATCCGTCCATGA
- a CDS encoding zinc ribbon domain-containing protein, whose product MTINLLDDRGVIQQVVREYDTPVGSGSGFVVAPDGVVVTATGVVQSGKDPAVYAANRAFAEYFDVNIPADFSRHKLKDPGLNRRLQACYPPQGANSTCIITAATKVTVFPFADPPAPEGYPADLLHTGASAGAPAVLKMAKGGEDSTLPTVPLGASLGSGIESVDAIGTPVRPNAKTPPKVVTAHLDPPGGRTFKAAERGKLDDFLDDDGQGAAVIDDGKSEVIGMLAGGGGTAQTLTPVEDIRTALVAAGVTPRRGPVDVVYETALAPYHNKFYANSVPVLEQVLRLRPDHAVAQDHLRFARANRGAAPSASRTSTAAAGVPAPDRVTWSPLALGAAGVVLAAVIVAIAVPLTVRRRRRAATAQPPLEPVSTAATRPPHGTIEFPAAGGGSHPPVPRPAGPPALAATGAPDTRPAPSGPETSGPRARAAGPEADRSADTWVAGARRPGADSRDGDGPGTAPQPAVGSAGAPMPSAGASGDASAGGGPSGQLQFCTQCGMRLGKAHRFCGFCGHAVER is encoded by the coding sequence GTGACGATCAACCTGCTCGACGACCGGGGGGTCATCCAGCAGGTGGTCCGCGAGTACGACACCCCGGTGGGTTCCGGGAGCGGTTTCGTGGTGGCGCCTGACGGGGTCGTCGTCACCGCGACCGGTGTCGTGCAGTCCGGCAAGGACCCCGCGGTGTACGCCGCCAACCGCGCGTTCGCCGAGTACTTCGACGTGAACATCCCCGCCGACTTCTCCCGTCACAAGCTCAAGGACCCCGGCCTCAACCGCCGGCTCCAGGCCTGCTACCCGCCGCAGGGGGCCAACTCCACCTGCATCATCACGGCCGCCACCAAGGTCACCGTGTTCCCGTTCGCCGACCCGCCGGCCCCCGAGGGCTACCCGGCCGACCTGCTGCACACCGGCGCGTCCGCCGGGGCTCCGGCCGTGCTCAAGATGGCCAAAGGCGGCGAGGACTCCACCCTGCCGACGGTCCCGCTCGGCGCGTCGCTCGGCAGCGGCATCGAGTCGGTGGACGCGATCGGCACGCCGGTCCGGCCGAACGCCAAGACGCCGCCGAAGGTCGTGACGGCGCACCTCGACCCGCCGGGGGGCCGCACGTTCAAGGCCGCCGAGCGCGGCAAGCTCGACGACTTCCTGGACGACGACGGCCAGGGGGCCGCCGTGATCGACGACGGCAAGAGCGAGGTCATCGGCATGCTCGCCGGTGGCGGCGGCACGGCGCAGACCCTGACCCCCGTGGAGGACATCCGCACGGCCCTGGTCGCCGCCGGCGTCACCCCCCGCCGGGGTCCGGTGGACGTGGTGTACGAGACGGCCCTGGCCCCCTACCACAACAAGTTCTACGCCAACTCGGTGCCGGTGCTGGAGCAGGTGCTGCGCCTGCGACCCGACCACGCGGTCGCGCAGGACCACCTGCGGTTCGCGCGCGCCAACCGCGGCGCCGCGCCGTCGGCGTCCCGTACATCCACCGCGGCCGCCGGTGTCCCGGCACCCGACCGCGTCACCTGGTCCCCGTTGGCGCTCGGCGCGGCCGGGGTGGTCCTCGCCGCCGTCATCGTGGCGATCGCCGTCCCTCTCACCGTCCGCAGGCGCCGCCGCGCCGCCACGGCGCAGCCGCCGCTCGAACCGGTGAGCACCGCCGCGACCCGGCCGCCGCACGGCACCATCGAGTTCCCCGCCGCCGGCGGGGGTTCCCACCCGCCGGTCCCCCGTCCCGCCGGGCCGCCGGCCCTGGCGGCCACCGGCGCGCCGGACACGAGGCCGGCCCCGTCCGGGCCCGAGACGTCGGGGCCGAGGGCCCGCGCCGCGGGGCCGGAGGCCGACAGGTCGGCCGACACCTGGGTCGCGGGGGCCCGCAGGCCGGGTGCCGACTCTCGTGACGGCGACGGGCCGGGGACGGCGCCGCAGCCCGCGGTAGGGTCGGCCGGTGCCCCCATGCCGTCCGCAGGCGCGTCCGGTGACGCGTCCGCCGGTGGGGGGCCGTCCGGTCAGCTGCAGTTCTGCACGCAGTGCGGCATGCGGCTCGGCAAGGCGCACCGGTTCTGCGGGTTCTGCGGTCACGCGGTGGAGCGATGA